A window of the Pungitius pungitius chromosome 3, fPunPun2.1, whole genome shotgun sequence genome harbors these coding sequences:
- the LOC119208520 gene encoding extracellular calcium-sensing receptor-like, with product MDGDYVVGGVFSMHYVTQTVERNYTTMPGPIRCSGSVNSLELQFSRTMIFAIEEINNSTKLLPGIKLGYQIYDSCESVPVAVHVAFQLLSGLEPFFYSGDNCSQSGKVMAVVGESGSTPSISMSRIIGPFNIPLVSHFATCACLSDKQQYPSFFRTIPSDQFQADALAKLVKHFGWTWIGAIRSDSDYGNSGMASFLKAAHKEGICVEYSESFYRTNPRSRIQRVADIIRRSTAVVIVAFISPGDLRILLEELSLKPSPPRQWIGSESWVTDREMLRFSFCAGAIGFGIERALIPGLRDFLLDLPSSIVSASPVLTEFWEEQFNCRLEKSVSDKNICNGTEDIGRIQSPYSTTQFRITNMVYKAVYAIAHAIHNAVCQETHSIIQCDKLTSVEITEVLNQLKKVKFSQNGYDVSFDANGDPVATYELINWQKSESGSIELVTVGHYNASLPVGQEFHIDGNFTWVEGGTQVPVSVCSDSCPAGTRKVLQKGKPICCYDCVLCPEGEISNATDSPDCFSCPKEFWPNAKRNNCLPKPVEFLSFNEGLGIILCAFSVGGACLAVLTAAVFHRHRTSPIVRANNSELSFLLLFSLTLCFLCSLTFIGAPSDWSCMLRHTAFGITFVLCMSCVLGKTLVVLMAFKATLPGGNVMKWFGPPQQRMTVVSFTFIQVVICTLWLVLSPPFPMKNLTTYKEKIILECALGSTLGFWAVLGYIGLLAVFCFVLAVLARKLPDNFNEAKLITFSMLIFCAVWVTFIPAYVSSPGKFTVAVEIFAILASSFGLMLCIFAPKCFIILFQPEKNTKKYLMNKT from the exons ATGGATGGTGACTACGTTGTTGGTGGAGTTTTCTCGATGCATTACGTTACGCAAACAGTGGAGCGTAACTACACCACCATGCCTGGTCCAATAAGATGCTCAGGGAG TGTCAACTCCCTTGAACTGCAATTCTCGCGAACAATGATCTTCGCCATCGAGGAGATCAACAACAGCACGAAGCTGCTGCCGGGCATCAAACTCGGTTATCAGATCTACGACTCGTGCGAGTCTGTACCTGTTGCGGTGCACGTGGCATTCCAGCTTTTAAGTGGCCTGGAGCCGTTTTTTTACTCCGGGGACAATTGCTCTCAGTCGGGTAAGGTGATGGCTGTGGTCGGTGAGTCTGGTTCCACGCCATCCATCAGCATGTCGCGTATCATCGGGCCCTTTAACATTCCGCTG GTTAGTCACTTTGCCACCTGTGCATGCCTGTCTGATAAGCAACAGTACCCCAGTTTCTTCAGAACCATCCCGAGTGACCAGTTCCAGGCTGACGCGCTGGCAAAGCTGGTCAAACACTTTGGTTGGACTTGGATAGGTGCTATCCGATCGGATTCGGATTATGGGAACAGTGGTATGGCGTCTTTCCTGAAGGCAGCGCACAAAGAGGGGATCTGTGTGGAATATTCAGAATCTTTCTATCGGACCAACCCACGTAGCAGGATCCAGAGAGTAGCCGACATCATCCGCAG GTCGACAGCTGTGGTTATTGTGGCATTTATTTCCCCTGGAGACTTGAGGATTCTGCTAGAGGAGCTGTCATTGAAGCCCTCTCCACCTCGCCAGTGGATAGGCAGTGAGTCATGGGTAACTGATCGAGAAATGTTGAGGTTCAGTTTCTGTGCTGGAGCAATCGGATTTGGCATTGAGCGAGCTCTCATCCCAGGACTGAGAGACTTCCTGCTGGATCTCCCTTCCTCTATAGTGTCTGCCTCTCCGGTGCTGACTGAGTTCTGGGAGGAACAATTCAACTGCAGGCTGGAAAAAA GTGTCTCAGACAAGAACATCTGTAATGGAACTGAAGACATAGGGAGGATCCAGAGCCCATACTCTACAACTCAGTTCAGAATTACTAACATGGTGTACAAGGCTGTTTATGCAATAGCACATGCCATTCATAATGCAGTGTGTCAGGAAACACATTCTATAATCCAATGTGACAAACTCACCAGCGTAGAGATTACAGAG GTTCTCAATCAGTTGAAGAAAGTTAAATTTTCCCAGAATGGTTATGATGTGTCATTCGATGCCAATGGGGACCCTGTGGCCACATACGAGCTGATTAACTGGCAGAAAAGCGAGAGTGGCAGCATTGAGTTAGTGACAGTAGGACACTACAATGCATCACTGCCAGTGGGCCAGGAATTCCATATCGATGGGAACTTCACCTGGGTGGAGGGTGGCACACAA GTGCCTGTGTCAGTTTGTTCTGACAGCTGTCCTGCAGGAACTCGGAAAGTGCTGCAAAAAGGAAAACCCATCTGCTGTTATGATTGTGTATTGTGTCCTGAGGGAGAGATTAGCAATGCTACAG attccCCTGATTGTTTCTCCTGCCCTAAGGAATTCTGGCCTAATGCAAAGAGAAACAATTGTCTCCCCAAGCCTGTAGAGTTTCTTTCCTTCAACGAGGGTCTAGGAATCATCCTGTGTGCATTCTCAGTTGGAGGGGCCTGTCTTGCCGTCCTAACAGCGGCTGTGTTCCACCGTCATAGGACATCCCCGATTGTCAGGGCCAACAACTCTGAGCtgagcttcctgctgctcttctctctgaCTCTGTGTTTCTTATGCTCATTAACTTTCATTGGAGCCCCCTCTGACTGGTCCTGCATGCTGCGCCACACAGCATTTGGGATCACCTTCGTCCTCTGTATGTCGTGTGTTCTTGGAAAAACGTTAGTCGTGTTAATGGCCTTTAAAGCCACTCTCCCAGGTGGTAATGTCATGAAGTGGTTTGGCCCTCCACAGCAAAGAATGACCGTAGTGTCTTTTACCTTTATTCAAGTTGTAATATGTACTCTTTGGTTGGTTCTTAGCCCTCCTTTTCCAATGAAAAACCTAACCACGTACAAGGAGAAAATCATCCTGGAGTGTGCACTCGGCTCCACTTTGGGGTTCTGGGCTGTGCTCGGGTACATCGGCCTGCTGGCTGTGTTTTGCTTTGTGCTAGCTGTCCTAGCCCGGAAGCTACCTGATAATTTTAATGAAGCCAAGCTCATCACGTTCAGCATGCTGATATTCTGTGCAGTCTGGGTCACCTTTATCCCAGCGTATGTCAGCTCTCCTGGTAAATTTACTGTGGCTGTGGAGATATTTGCCATTCTGGCCTCCAGTTTTGGACtcatgttgtgtatttttgcaCCAAAGTGTTTCATCATATTGTTTCAGCCAGAGAAAAACACCAAGaaatatttaatgaacaaaacttAA
- the LOC119208056 gene encoding extracellular calcium-sensing receptor-like: MIFTIEEINNSTKLLPGIKLGYQIYDSCASVPVAVHVAFQLSSGLDPVFYSGHNCTQSGKVMAVVGESGSTPSISMSRIIGPFNIPQVSHFATCACLSDKQQYPSFFRTIPSDQFQADALAKLVKHFGWTWIGAIRSDSDYGNSGMASFLKAAHKEGICVEYSESFYRTNPRSRIQRVADIIRRSTAVVIVAFMSPGDLRILLEELSLKPSPPRQWIGSESWLTDPDMLRFSFCAGAIGFGIERALIPGLRDFLLDLPPSKVSASPVLTEFWEEQFNCRLEKSVTDNACDGTEDIGKTQSPYFTTQFRITNMVYKAVYAIAHAIHNAVCQETHSITQCDKLTSVEIKEVLNQLKKVKFSQNGYDVSFDANGDPVATYELINWQKSESGSIELVTVGHYNASLPVGQEFHINGNLTWVEGGTQVPVSVCSDSCPAGTRKVLRKGKPICCYDCVLCPEGEISNATDSPDCFTCPKEFWPNAKRNICLPKPVEFLSFNEGLGIILCAFSVGGACLAVLTAAVFHRHRTSPIVRANNSELSFLLLFSLTLCFLCSLTFIGAPSDWSCMLRHTAFGITFVLCMSCVLGKTIVVLMAFKATLPGGNVMKWFGPPQQRMTVVSFTFIQVVICTLWLVLSPPFPMKNLTTYKEKIILECALGSTFGFWAVLGYIGLLAVFCFVLAVLARKLPDNFNEAKLITFSMLIFCAVWVTFIPAYVSSPGKFTVAVEIFAILASSFGLMLCIFAPKCFMILFHPEKNTKKYLMNKT; encoded by the exons ATGATCTTCACCATCGAGGAGATCAACAACAGCACAAAGCTGCTGCCGGGCATCAAACTCGGTTATCAGATCTACGACTCGTGCGCGTCTGTGCCTGTTGCAGTGCACGTGGCATTCCAGCTTTCAAGCGGCCTGGATCCAGTGTTTTACTCCGGGCACAATTGCACTCAGTCTGGTAAGGTGATGGCCGTGGTCGGTGAGTCCGGGTCCACGCCATCCATCAGCATGTCGCGCATCATCGGGCCCTTTAACATTCCGCAG GTTAGTCACTTTGCCACCTGTGCATGCCTGTCTGATAAGCAACAGTACCCCAGTTTCTTCAGAACTATCCCGAGTGACCAGTTCCAGGCTGACGCGCTGGCAAAGCTGGTCAAACACTTTGGTTGGACTTGGATAGGTGCTATCCGATCGGATTCGGATTATGGGAACAGTGGCATGGCGTCTTTCCTGAAGGCAGCGCACAAAGAGGGGATCTGTGTGGAATATTCAGAATCTTTCTATCGGACCAACCCACGTAGCAGGATCCAGAGAGTAGCCGACATCATCCGCAG gtCAACAGCTGTGGTTATTGTGGCATTTATGTCCCCTGGAGACCTAAGGATTCTGCTGGAGGAGCTATCATTGAAGCCCTCTCCACCTCGCCAGTGGATAGGCAGCGAGTCCTGGCTTACTGACCCAGACATGCTGAGGTTCAGTTTCTGTGCTGGAGCAATCGGATTTGGCATTGAGCGAGCTCTCATCCCAGGACTGAGAGACTTCCTGCTGGATCTCCCTCCCTCTAAAGTGTCTGCCTCTCCGGTGCTGACTGAGTTCTGGGAGGAACAATTCAACTGCAGGCTGGAAAAAA gtgtcacagACAACGCGTGTGATGGAACTGAAGACATAGGGAAAACCCAGAGCCCATATTTTACAACTCAGTTCAGAATCACTAATATGGTGTACAAGGCTGTTTATGCAATAGCACATGCCATTCATAATGCAGTGTGTCAGGAAACACATTCTATAACCCAGTGTGACAAACTCACCAGCGTAGAGATCAAAGAG GTTCTCAATCAGTTGAAGAAAGTAAAATTTTCCCAGAATGGTTATGATGTGTCATTCGATGCCAATGGGGACCCTGTGGCCACATACGAGCTGATTAACTGGCAGAAAAGCGAGAGTGGCAGCATTGAGTTAGTGACAGTAGGACACTACAATGCATCACTGCCAGTGGGCCAGGAATTCCATATCAATGGGAACCTCACCTGGGTGGAGGGTGGAACACAA GTGCCTGTGTCAGTTTGTTCTGACAGCTGTCCTGCAGGTACTCGGAAAGTGTTGCGAAAAGGAAAACCCATCTGCTGTTATGATTGTGTATTGTGTCCCGAGGGAGAGATTAGCAATGCTACAG ATTCCCCTGATTGCTTCACTTGCCCCAAGGAATTCTGGCCTAAtgcaaagagaaacatttgtCTCCCCAAGCCTGTAGAGTTTCTTTCCTTCAACGAGGGTCTAGGAATCATCCTGTGTGCATTCTCAGTTGGAGGGGCCTGTCTTGCCGTCCTAACAGCGGCTGTGTTCCACCGTCATAGGACATCCCCGATTGTCAGGGCCAACAACTCTGAGCtgagcttcctgctgctcttctctctgaCTCTGTGTTTCTTATGCTCATTAACTTTCATTGGAGCCCCCTCTGACTGGTCCTGCATGCTGCGCCACACAGCATTTGGGATCACCTTCGTCCTCTGTATGTCTTGTGTTCTTGGAAAAACGATAGTCGTGTTAATGGCCTTTAAAGCCACTCTCCCAGGTGGTAATGTCATGAAGTGGTTTGGTCCTCCACAGCAAAGAATGACCGTAGTGTCTTTTACCTTTATTCAAGTTGTAATATGTACCCTTTGGTTGGTTCTTAGCCCTCCTTTTCCAATGAAAAACCTAACCACGTACAAGGAGAAAATCATCCTGGAGTGTGCACTGGGCTCCACCTTTGGGTTTTGGGCTGTGCTCGGGTACATCGGCCTGCTGGCTGTGTTTTGCTTTGTGCTAGCTGTCCTAGCCCGGAAACTACCTGATAATTTTAATGAAGCCAAGCTCATCACGTTCAGCATGCTGATATTCTGTGCAGTTTGGGTCACCTTTATCCCAGCGTATGTCAGCTCTCCTGGTAAATTTACTGTGGCTGTGGAGATATTTGCCATTCTGGCCTCCAGTTTTGGACtcatgttgtgtatttttgcaCCAAAGTGTTTCATGATATTGTTTCATCCAGAGAAAAACACCAAGaaatatttaatgaacaaaacttAA